ATAAACTATAGGGGTGAGTTTGGTGAAAAAAGATATCCATCCTCAGTACGCTGAGGCTAAAGTGACTTGCGTATGCGGCAATACCTTTACCACTGGTTCAACCAAAAAGGAACTGAAAGTGGACATTTGTTCCAACTGCCATCCTTTCTACACTGGTTCACAGCGGATGATTGATACCGGTGGTCGTGCAGACAAGTTCCGTAAAAAATACGGCTTAAAGTAGTTTTGAGCAGATAGCAGAGCGATATGCTCTGCTATTTTGATATAGACAACAAGCTATGCCAAAGGGCAGTTACTACAGGTTTGCTAACAGATGCCGTTTGGGAGGAAGGTGAACAAACAAATGCTAGATAAGCTTAGACAAATTGAACAAAAATACGAAGAATTGAGCAAGCTGATTTCAGATCCGGAGATAATTGCCGACAACCAACGTTGGCAGAAATACATGAAAAGCCACGCCGATTTGCAAGACGTGGTGGCAGCCTATCGGGAGTACCAAAAAGTGCTGACAGGCATTGATGACACCAAAGAAATGCTTAAAGACAAGAGCATTGATCCAGAACTCAAAGAAATGGCCGAAATGGAACTGGAAGAACTGACCGAAAAAGAGGCCACACTGCAAGAACAGTTAAAGATTTTGCTATTACCCAAAGACCCCAATGACGATAAAAACGTAATTATGGAAATCCGGGCCGGTACCGGTGGCGAAGAGGCAGCGTTGTTTGCGGCAGAATTATTCCGCATGTACAGCCGTTACGCCGAAAAGCGGGGCTGGAAGATAGACATCATGAACACCAACTATACCGGCATGGATGGCATCAAGGAAATTGTCTTTCTGTTAGAGGGTAAAGGGGCTTACAGCGCCCTGAAATTTGAAAGTGGTGGTCATCGGGTACAACGGGTGCCGGCCACCGAAAGTGGCGGCCGTATCCACACCTCCGCTGCCACCGTGGCAGTGATGCCCGAGGCCGAAGAGGTTGACATTGAAATTAACCCCAACGACGTCAGAGTAGACCTGTTCTGTGCCAGTGGCCCCGGGGGACAGTGTGTAAACACCACCCAGTCGGCGGTGCGACTGACCCACATCCCCACCGGTTTGGTGGTTTCTTGCCAGGATGAAAAATCCCAGCACAAAAACAAAGATAAAGCGATGAAGGTGTTGCGGGCCAGATTGCTGGAAAAGGCTCAGCAAGAACAGCATGAAGAAATTGCCGGTAACCGCAAAGCGCTGGTGGGCAGCGGTGACCGCAGCGAGCGCATTCGCACTTACAACTTCCCCCAAAACCGGGTAACTGACCATCGCATTAACTTAACCACCCACCGTTTGGGCGAAGTGCTGGAAGGTAACTTGGACGAATTTATCGAGGCGCTAACGCTGGCCGATCAAGCAGAACAATTAAAAAATGTAGAATAACTAACGGAGTGAAATAGATTAATGGACATCAAAACAGCCCTGGCGCAAGCCGGGGCTTTGTTGCAAAAAAATGACATTGAACAACCGCGCTTAGATGCCGAAGTATTGCTTTGCCATCTGTTAAACTGCCAGCGGGCCTATTTATATGCCCATGCCGATCAACAGCTAACGGAGGCTGAGGTGCAAAACTACCGGCATTTGTTGGACCGGCGGGTGGCGGGCCAACCGGTGGCCTACCTGGTGGGCAGCAAAGAATTCATGGGGCTGGATTTTGCCGTCACCCCTGACGTGCTGATCCCCAGGCCGGATACCGAATTGCTGGTGGAAACCGCCATCCAGTTAATAAACCAGGCGAAAAACCCCACTCCGATACTGGTGGATGTGGGCACCGGCAGCGGCGCCATTGCCGTCAGCACAGCCCACTTTTTACTCCAACTAAAGGTGGTGGCGGTGGATATATCCGCTGCCGCCCTGGCGGTGGCCCAAAAAAATGCCACCCGGCATCAGGTGGCCAGGCGAATAGAATTTGTGCAGGGCAACCTACTGGCTCCGGCTTTGCAAAAGCTGCTAACCAGCTCGGTGGACAT
This is a stretch of genomic DNA from Peptococcaceae bacterium 1198_IL3148. It encodes these proteins:
- the prfA gene encoding peptide chain release factor 1, with the translated sequence MLDKLRQIEQKYEELSKLISDPEIIADNQRWQKYMKSHADLQDVVAAYREYQKVLTGIDDTKEMLKDKSIDPELKEMAEMELEELTEKEATLQEQLKILLLPKDPNDDKNVIMEIRAGTGGEEAALFAAELFRMYSRYAEKRGWKIDIMNTNYTGMDGIKEIVFLLEGKGAYSALKFESGGHRVQRVPATESGGRIHTSAATVAVMPEAEEVDIEINPNDVRVDLFCASGPGGQCVNTTQSAVRLTHIPTGLVVSCQDEKSQHKNKDKAMKVLRARLLEKAQQEQHEEIAGNRKALVGSGDRSERIRTYNFPQNRVTDHRINLTTHRLGEVLEGNLDEFIEALTLADQAEQLKNVE
- the rpmE gene encoding 50S ribosomal protein L31 → MKKDIHPQYAEAKVTCVCGNTFTTGSTKKELKVDICSNCHPFYTGSQRMIDTGGRADKFRKKYGLK
- the prmC gene encoding peptide chain release factor N(5)-glutamine methyltransferase, whose amino-acid sequence is MDIKTALAQAGALLQKNDIEQPRLDAEVLLCHLLNCQRAYLYAHADQQLTEAEVQNYRHLLDRRVAGQPVAYLVGSKEFMGLDFAVTPDVLIPRPDTELLVETAIQLINQAKNPTPILVDVGTGSGAIAVSTAHFLLQLKVVAVDISAAALAVAQKNATRHQVARRIEFVQGNLLAPALQKLLTSSVDIITANLPYVPSQDIAGLSQEVRQEPILALDGGPDGLDLYRMLKPQALQLLKPGGHLLIEIGPGQGDTALSIFSGPEWDSKLYHDLADRERLVVAQKILL